The proteins below are encoded in one region of Lonchura striata isolate bLonStr1 chromosome 1, bLonStr1.mat, whole genome shotgun sequence:
- the LOC116183308 gene encoding uncharacterized protein LOC116183308, with protein sequence MAERAAVISRDEEEIQNSSDDEDRFPTQVAVTASPGCSASPSLDSPEEDKGSSAVPERLSALSSRAVAQLKVLTGPEMVSGGQAQRTAPGLAEHPLAAVDASLGASSCPEVVDNLLPVDLASLHAKSPCCDGKLSSEVLQVPRVPGEGSEALQAGTDTQQAGSGTESSLASCSLARVTWRKTTTVMETLENKKKEEKEKYRLQLAMYRRLLLLRSIRSLHRQLEQQQARLQECYGTVINTKKEVLKHICSTSPSPSP encoded by the coding sequence ATGGCTGAGAGAGCTGCTGTAATATCAAGAGATGAAGAGGAGATCCAAAACAGCAGTGATGATGAAGACAGATTTCCGACTCAAGTTGCTGTAACAGCATCTCCTGGTTGCTCTGCCAGTCCATCGCTAGACAGCCCTGAGGAAGACAAGGGaagctcagcagtgccagaaAGACTGTCTGCCCTCtccagcagggcagtggcccAGTTAAAAGTCCTGACTGGCCCAGAGATGGTTAGTGGTGGCCAGGCACAGAGGACAGCCCCTGGGCTGGCTGAGCATCCTCTGGCAGCTGTAGATGCATCCTTAGGTGCCTCCTCATGCCCTGAAGTGGTTGATAACCTGCTGCCTGTGGACCTTGCCTCCCTGCATGCCAAAAGCCCCTGCTGTGATGGCAAATTGAGTTCAGAGGTGCTGCAGGTCCCGAGGGTGCCCGGTGAGGGCAGCGAGGCCCTGCAGGCAGGGACTGAcacacagcaggcagggagTGGCACTGAGAGCAGCTTGGCCTCTTGCAGTTTGGCACGTGTGACTTGGAGGAAGACCACAACAGTAATGGAGACcttagaaaataagaaaaaggaggaaaaggagaagtaCCGGCTCCAGCTAGCAATGTACCGACGGCTCCTGCTGCTGCGCTCCATCAGGAGTTTGcacaggcagctggagcagcagcaggccaggctgcaggaatGCTATGGCACAGTGATAAATACAAAGAAAGAAGTGTTGAAGCACATTTGCTCAACCTCGCCCTCACCTTCGCCGTAA